One window of Kryptolebias marmoratus isolate JLee-2015 linkage group LG3, ASM164957v2, whole genome shotgun sequence genomic DNA carries:
- the map2k7 gene encoding dual specificity mitogen-activated protein kinase kinase 7 isoform X2, with amino-acid sequence MSSLEQRLSRIEEKLKQENEEARRRIDLNIDMSPQRSRPRPTLQLPLANDGGSRSSSSESSPQHHPYPSRPRHMLTLPTPPYGLQKSLENVEIDQKLQEIMKQTGYLKIDGQRYPAEVTDLISEGEIGSGTCGQVFKVRFKKTGHVIAVKQMRRTGNKDENKRILMDLDVVLKSHDCPYIIQCYGAIVTNTDVFIAMELMGTCAEKLKKRIQGPIPERILGKMTVAIVKALLYLKEKHGVIHRDVKPSNILIDAKGQIKLCDFGISGRLVDSKAKTRSAGCAAYMAPERIDPPDPTKPDYDIRADVWSLGISLVELATGQFPYKNCKTDFEVLTKVLQEDPPVLPVSMGFSPDFQSFVKDCLTKDHRKRPKYHQLLEHNFIRRYEVLEVDVAGWFQAVMDRTESPRSSQCYSHQHMLHSLFSR; translated from the exons CGCTCCAGCTACCCCTGGCCAACGATGGAGGCAGCCGCTCGTCATCCTCAGAGAGCTCGCCTCAGCATCACCCCTACCCCAGCCGCCCACGACACATGCTCACTCTGCCCACGCCTCCGTACGGCCTACAGAAGAGCCTCGAAAA TGTGGAGATTGACCAGAAGCTGCAGGAGATCATGAAGCAGACGGGTTATTTGAAGATTGACGGACAG AGGTATCCAGCTGAAGTAACGGACCTCATCAGTGAGGGCGAGATCGGCAGTGGGACTTGTGGACAGGTTTTCAAAGTCCGCTTCAAGAAGACGGGCCACGTCATAGCTGTGAAA CAAATGCGTCGTACAGGAAATAAGGACGAGAACAAGAGGATCCTGATGGACCTGGACGTGGTGCTGAAAAGTCATGACTGTCCTTACATCATCCAGTGCTACGGCGCCATAGTCACCAAC ACGGATGTATTCATTGCAATGGAGTTGATGGGAACATGTgcagagaagctgaagaagaggaTCCAGGGTCCTATTCCAGAGCGAATCCTTGGAAAGATGACGGTTGCA ATAGTGAAAGCATTGCTGTACCTGAAAGAGAAACACGGAGTCATCCACCGAGACGTCAAACCCTCCAACATCCTCATCGATGCTAAAGGCCAGATCAAGTTATGTGACTTCGGCATCAGCGGTCGCCTCGTCGACTCCAAGGCGAAGACTCGCAGTGCTGGCTGCGCCGCCTACATGGCG CCTGAAAGAATAGATCCTCCTGATCCCACCAAACCTGACTACGACATCAGAGCAGACGTGTGGAGCCTCGGCATCTCTCTG GTGGAGCTGGCCACAGGTCAGTTTCCTTACAAGAACTGCAAGACGGACTTTGAGGttctgaccaaagtgctgcaggaGGACCCTCCCGTCTTGCCTGTCAGCATGGGTTTCTCTCCTGACTTTCAGTCCTTCGTCAAAGACTG cctcACAAAGGATCACAGAAAAAGGCCAAAATACCATCAGCTGCTG GAGCATAATTTCATCCGGCGCTACGAGGTGCTGGAGGTGGATGTGGCTGGTTGGTTTCAGGCGGTGATGGATCGCACCGAGTCTCCCCGCAGCAGCCAGTGTTACAGCCATCAGCACATGCTCCACTCGCTCTTCAGTAGGTAG